From Pontibacter actiniarum, a single genomic window includes:
- a CDS encoding cation diffusion facilitator family transporter: MNVKPSKLPLYGALAANLAIAIIKFIAAVISGSSAMLSEGIHSLVDTGNSLLLLLGLSKSQKPADVGHPFGHGKELYFWSLIVAILIFAVGGGMSIYEGIMHLQNPSPLEDPTLSYIILVVAMVFEGIAWTIAYKNFSKTRVEKNFLRALRASKDPATFTVLFEDSAAIMGLAVAFLGVFLSHQLNNPYFDGLASVVIGLILAGVAVLLASESKGLLIGEAASHRTVESINSIANADPAVERIAPPLTMHLGPYEVLLAIEVDFQDELSATEIENAIARLEAAVFEKHPEVKRIFIEAKSITAKRVRGTL; this comes from the coding sequence ATGAACGTAAAGCCTTCCAAACTCCCACTTTATGGAGCACTTGCCGCCAACCTGGCCATTGCCATCATTAAGTTTATCGCAGCTGTTATCAGCGGGAGCTCAGCGATGCTGTCGGAGGGAATCCACTCGCTGGTGGATACCGGCAACTCTCTTTTACTGCTGCTAGGCCTGAGCAAGAGCCAGAAACCGGCCGATGTGGGGCATCCTTTCGGGCATGGCAAAGAGCTGTACTTCTGGTCCCTGATCGTGGCCATTCTTATTTTTGCCGTGGGGGGCGGCATGTCCATTTACGAGGGAATTATGCATCTCCAGAACCCGAGCCCGCTGGAGGACCCTACGCTGAGCTACATCATCCTGGTTGTGGCGATGGTGTTTGAGGGCATTGCATGGACGATAGCCTACAAGAACTTTTCGAAGACCCGGGTGGAGAAAAACTTTCTGCGCGCCCTTCGTGCCAGTAAAGACCCTGCCACCTTTACAGTGCTCTTCGAGGATTCCGCAGCGATCATGGGCCTGGCGGTTGCGTTTCTGGGGGTCTTCCTGAGTCACCAGTTAAACAACCCTTATTTCGATGGGCTTGCGTCGGTCGTGATCGGTTTGATACTGGCTGGTGTGGCAGTGTTGCTGGCATCGGAGAGTAAAGGCCTGCTGATCGGGGAGGCTGCCAGCCACCGCACCGTGGAAAGTATAAACAGCATCGCCAACGCTGACCCGGCCGTGGAGCGGATAGCGCCCCCGCTTACCATGCACCTGGGCCCTTACGAGGTACTGCTGGCCATTGAGGTTGATTTTCAGGATGAGCTGTCTGCCACTGAGATCGAGAACGCCATTGCCAGGCTGGAGGCCGCCGTTTTTGAAAAGCACCCCGAGGTGAAGCGCATCTTTATAGAAGCAAAGTCGATTACCGCCAAGAGAGTGCGCGGCACGCTGTAG
- a CDS encoding PQQ-dependent sugar dehydrogenase has product MTTSNTQRRENTGFQIHKTALKTASASQQDLHRLPTPARPTVDAADVVVPDGYTVEPVMVGLSFPTDVTFSDDGTIFVSEGGSSWPTRPYMPARVIVRHTSGKTEAITMNVQAGPRGITWHEGALYMALKGGYHMQIARYDLGTGELKILIDELPSGGWHEPGGPIFGPDGMMYFGNGSVSQQGVTLPAGFTVDLAKHPFAHDVPGQDVTLTGNNVRSRDPRVPYPYMTETGPFKPFGTPAKKGEVIKGELFCNSAVWRSRPDGSDVELLAWGIRNPFGMALNDAGELYVADNDFEEKGERAIAHDPDRIWHVKNASQPFGSVKEPAWYGFPDICGDGLPVNHEKHLPSRGTPAELLLENPPEWAGPAVFLEQPHSCMCRMDFSRSDAFGHKGELFVAEWGTLAPLNSPHPEDLDHGFRVIRVDVEKGTAEPFMHNKKMGPASTHGTGGIERPVSCKFSPDGKSLYVLDFGVAKVTPGNMLAFAHTGVLWKVTRKEENNG; this is encoded by the coding sequence ATGACAACAAGCAACACGCAAAGGCGAGAGAACACAGGCTTTCAGATCCACAAAACGGCCCTGAAAACAGCAAGCGCATCACAGCAGGACCTGCACAGGCTCCCTACCCCGGCCAGGCCGACAGTAGACGCGGCTGATGTTGTGGTACCGGATGGCTACACGGTTGAACCGGTGATGGTGGGCCTCTCCTTCCCCACCGACGTTACCTTCTCCGATGACGGTACCATTTTCGTGAGTGAAGGCGGCAGCTCCTGGCCCACCCGCCCCTACATGCCGGCCCGGGTGATTGTGCGCCATACTTCCGGCAAGACCGAAGCCATTACCATGAACGTACAGGCCGGCCCGCGGGGCATTACCTGGCACGAGGGCGCTTTGTACATGGCGCTGAAGGGAGGCTACCACATGCAAATCGCCAGGTACGACCTGGGCACCGGAGAGCTGAAAATCCTGATCGACGAGTTGCCGAGCGGCGGCTGGCACGAACCGGGCGGCCCCATCTTCGGGCCCGACGGCATGATGTACTTCGGCAACGGATCGGTATCGCAGCAAGGCGTAACGCTGCCGGCCGGCTTTACCGTGGACCTGGCCAAGCACCCTTTCGCCCACGATGTGCCGGGGCAGGACGTGACACTGACAGGTAACAACGTCCGAAGCCGTGACCCGCGGGTACCCTACCCTTACATGACTGAGACGGGTCCTTTCAAGCCCTTCGGCACGCCGGCTAAAAAGGGAGAGGTGATCAAGGGAGAGCTTTTCTGCAACTCCGCCGTCTGGCGCTCCCGCCCGGACGGAAGCGATGTGGAACTGCTGGCCTGGGGCATACGCAACCCCTTCGGTATGGCCCTGAACGATGCCGGAGAGCTGTACGTGGCCGACAACGACTTTGAGGAAAAGGGCGAGCGCGCCATTGCCCACGACCCGGACCGCATCTGGCACGTGAAAAACGCCAGCCAGCCGTTCGGCTCTGTGAAAGAGCCCGCCTGGTACGGCTTTCCGGATATTTGCGGAGACGGCTTGCCCGTGAACCACGAGAAGCACCTGCCCAGCCGCGGAACCCCTGCCGAGCTGCTCCTGGAGAACCCGCCAGAGTGGGCTGGCCCGGCTGTTTTCCTGGAGCAGCCCCACTCCTGCATGTGCCGCATGGATTTTTCCCGCTCCGACGCTTTTGGCCACAAGGGAGAACTTTTTGTGGCTGAGTGGGGTACACTGGCCCCGCTCAACTCCCCGCACCCGGAGGACCTGGACCACGGCTTTCGCGTTATACGGGTAGATGTGGAGAAAGGAACCGCAGAGCCGTTTATGCACAACAAAAAGATGGGCCCTGCCTCCACGCATGGCACTGGCGGCATCGAGCGGCCCGTGTCCTGCAAGTTCAGCCCGGACGGCAAGAGCCTCTATGTGCTGGATTTCGGCGTGGCAAAGGTAACACCGGGAAACATGCTGGCTTTTGCCCATACAGGGGTGCTGTGGAAAGTAACAAGAAAGGAGGAAAACAATGGATAA
- a CDS encoding YbhB/YbcL family Raf kinase inhibitor-like protein: METLTRLQVSSPAFEYGEKIPVQHTCDGRNINPTLEIDDLPERTQSLVVMVNDPDAPSGTWSHWLMWDIAPTNLLEEGSAAGTQGLNDFGNPKYNGPCPPIGTHRYFFRVYALDTMLRLPEASTREELLEGMANHILASGELMGVFSR; this comes from the coding sequence ATGGAAACACTGACACGCCTGCAGGTTAGCAGCCCGGCCTTTGAGTACGGGGAAAAGATACCTGTGCAACACACCTGTGACGGCAGAAACATTAATCCCACCCTTGAGATTGATGACCTGCCCGAGAGAACGCAAAGCCTTGTGGTGATGGTGAACGACCCGGACGCCCCTAGCGGCACCTGGTCGCACTGGCTGATGTGGGACATTGCGCCGACCAACCTGCTGGAAGAGGGCAGCGCCGCAGGCACACAGGGCCTGAATGACTTCGGTAACCCGAAGTATAACGGCCCCTGCCCTCCTATTGGCACGCACCGCTACTTCTTCAGGGTGTATGCGCTGGACACCATGCTCCGGCTGCCGGAAGCAAGCACAAGAGAGGAGCTTTTGGAAGGTATGGCTAATCACATTCTGGCCAGCGGAGAACTGATGGGCGTTTTCAGCCGGTAA
- a CDS encoding M16 family metallopeptidase, protein MSSKKIPLHLLRRTKSLCVVSLVLAFASCSPRATIPDTSGTTATAETTSPATQVPSAESTGYQVPVIYYTLDNGLKVVLSPDETAPIATVAVYYNIGFRNEPKDRTGFAHLFEHMMFQGSENLGKMEFIQLVQKNGGILNGSTRYDFTNYFEIVPAHKLETVLWAEADRMKGLKITEDNLTNQQGVVKNEVKVNVLNQPYGGFPWLDMPQYANKNWYNAHNFYGDLEDLDAASLEDVKSFFDTFYAPNNAVVVVVGDFEPAQAREWVQQYFGGIPSSTVPETPNLAEPRQEKEQRFTKDDKLANRPALAFAYHMPERNSPEYYAMGLLDQILLQGNDSRLHQALVQDRGYTGSVSGGINADLGNMFNYNGPMLWMGSLVHDKDVAADSIVSVLDKEIQRLQEQGVDQEMLDLALVKMRSSLYDQVGQMYGFGKADLLASFALFDNNPAKINELEEEFKKVTPELMERTIREYLRPTNRTVLIVNPQAQI, encoded by the coding sequence ATGTCTTCTAAAAAGATCCCTTTACACTTGCTGCGGCGCACCAAAAGCCTCTGTGTTGTTAGCCTGGTGCTGGCGTTTGCCTCCTGTAGTCCCAGGGCTACCATTCCGGATACCAGTGGCACTACGGCAACAGCAGAAACAACTTCTCCTGCCACCCAGGTGCCAAGTGCCGAAAGCACAGGCTACCAAGTGCCGGTTATCTACTACACGCTGGACAACGGCCTGAAGGTCGTGCTGTCGCCTGATGAAACAGCGCCCATCGCCACGGTGGCCGTGTACTACAACATCGGGTTTCGAAATGAACCAAAGGACCGCACCGGTTTTGCGCACCTGTTTGAGCACATGATGTTCCAGGGCTCTGAGAACCTGGGCAAAATGGAGTTTATACAGCTGGTGCAGAAAAACGGCGGCATACTAAACGGCTCCACCCGCTACGATTTTACCAACTACTTTGAGATTGTACCTGCGCATAAACTGGAGACGGTGCTGTGGGCCGAGGCTGACCGAATGAAAGGCCTTAAGATTACCGAGGATAACCTGACGAACCAGCAGGGCGTGGTTAAGAACGAAGTAAAAGTGAACGTGCTCAACCAACCGTATGGCGGCTTCCCGTGGCTCGACATGCCGCAGTACGCCAATAAGAATTGGTACAACGCCCACAACTTCTACGGCGACCTGGAAGACCTGGATGCAGCGAGCCTGGAGGATGTGAAGTCCTTCTTCGACACGTTCTATGCGCCTAACAATGCTGTGGTGGTGGTCGTGGGAGACTTTGAGCCGGCTCAGGCAAGGGAGTGGGTGCAACAGTACTTCGGCGGTATCCCTTCCTCCACCGTTCCGGAAACCCCTAACCTGGCGGAGCCGAGGCAGGAAAAGGAGCAGCGCTTCACCAAAGACGATAAGCTGGCGAACCGCCCGGCCCTGGCCTTTGCCTACCACATGCCGGAGCGCAACTCACCGGAATACTATGCCATGGGCCTGCTGGACCAGATCCTGCTGCAGGGCAACGACAGCCGTTTGCACCAAGCCTTAGTGCAGGACCGCGGCTACACCGGCTCCGTTAGCGGAGGCATCAACGCAGACCTCGGCAACATGTTTAACTACAACGGGCCGATGCTCTGGATGGGCAGCCTGGTGCATGACAAAGATGTGGCGGCTGACTCCATCGTGTCTGTGCTGGACAAGGAGATACAGCGGCTGCAGGAGCAGGGGGTAGACCAGGAGATGCTGGACCTGGCCCTTGTAAAAATGCGTTCTTCGCTATATGACCAGGTGGGCCAGATGTACGGCTTCGGCAAGGCAGACCTGCTGGCAAGCTTTGCGCTGTTTGATAACAACCCTGCCAAAATCAACGAGCTGGAGGAGGAGTTTAAAAAGGTGACGCCTGAACTGATGGAGCGAACCATTCGGGAGTATCTGCGGCCTACAAACCGCACTGTACTAATTGTAAACCCACAGGCTCAGATCTAA
- a CDS encoding M16 family metallopeptidase has translation MNKLFPISMSVLLALGATVATAQKQTPPAGGEPKDFTLPAKQEFTLPNGLEATLVPFGEVPKVTVSMVVEAANVHEGPDQNGLADIVGRLMEEGTSTRSAKQIAAEVARMGGYLNVSVGSNQTIVSGEALSEYGPELVALMADVLENPSFPASELDRVKNDFKRRMNLARAQPGTQADEKFRATLFPNHPYGRELPTDEQVDAYSLEEVQNFYENQFGAQRTNVYVAGKFDSSEMKEAISSSLSDWRKGPEPNIPVVQPVTKSEMIVLDRPGAPQSTIVLGLPVPSASDPDYMELRVANSLLGGSFGSRITRNIREDKGYTYSPYSSINTRYKAASWAENADVTTEHTGNSLKEIVYEINRLGKEAPTAEELEGIQNYEAGLFVLRNSTPGGIIGQLNFLDLHNLPESFLTNQVQDIYAVTPEQVRATTAKYLRPQDMTLVVVGDKKQIDKQLKKFQEEMKKPTVSQ, from the coding sequence ATGAATAAGCTATTTCCTATTTCGATGAGTGTGCTGCTGGCGCTGGGGGCAACCGTGGCCACAGCCCAGAAGCAGACCCCGCCAGCCGGAGGTGAGCCGAAGGACTTTACCTTACCGGCAAAGCAGGAGTTTACGCTGCCTAATGGCCTCGAGGCGACCCTGGTGCCCTTCGGGGAGGTGCCGAAGGTAACGGTAAGTATGGTGGTAGAGGCCGCCAACGTGCACGAGGGCCCCGACCAGAACGGGCTGGCTGACATTGTGGGCCGGCTGATGGAAGAGGGCACCTCCACCCGTAGCGCCAAGCAAATTGCCGCGGAGGTGGCGCGCATGGGCGGCTACCTGAACGTGAGCGTGGGCTCTAACCAGACGATTGTTTCGGGCGAAGCCCTCTCTGAGTACGGGCCAGAGTTGGTAGCCCTGATGGCGGACGTGCTGGAGAACCCCTCTTTCCCGGCCTCTGAGCTGGACCGCGTGAAGAACGACTTTAAACGGCGGATGAACCTGGCGCGGGCGCAACCGGGAACGCAGGCAGATGAGAAGTTCAGGGCGACACTGTTCCCCAACCACCCCTACGGCCGGGAGTTACCGACAGACGAGCAGGTAGACGCTTACTCACTGGAAGAGGTGCAGAATTTTTACGAGAACCAGTTCGGGGCCCAGCGCACCAACGTCTATGTGGCCGGCAAGTTCGACTCTTCCGAGATGAAGGAGGCGATCAGCTCCTCGCTCAGTGACTGGCGAAAAGGGCCGGAGCCCAATATTCCGGTGGTACAGCCTGTTACCAAGAGCGAGATGATCGTGCTGGATCGTCCGGGTGCACCGCAGTCCACTATCGTACTGGGTTTGCCGGTGCCAAGCGCCTCAGACCCTGATTATATGGAGCTGCGCGTTGCCAACTCCCTGCTGGGTGGCTCCTTTGGCTCCCGCATCACACGCAATATCCGGGAGGATAAGGGATACACCTACTCTCCCTACAGCTCTATCAACACACGCTACAAGGCAGCTTCCTGGGCCGAGAATGCCGACGTAACGACAGAGCACACAGGCAACTCGCTGAAGGAAATTGTGTACGAAATCAACAGGTTAGGAAAAGAGGCCCCCACAGCAGAAGAGCTGGAGGGGATACAGAACTATGAAGCCGGGCTCTTTGTGCTCCGCAACTCCACACCGGGCGGTATTATCGGACAGCTCAACTTCCTGGACCTGCATAACCTGCCGGAGAGCTTCCTGACAAACCAGGTGCAGGATATTTATGCCGTTACCCCGGAGCAGGTGCGTGCCACCACCGCCAAATACCTGCGCCCCCAGGACATGACGCTGGTAGTGGTGGGGGATAAAAAGCAGATAGACAAGCAGCTCAAAAAGTTTCAGGAGGAGATGAAGAAGCCGACTGTGAGCCAGTAA
- a CDS encoding cation diffusion facilitator family transporter, whose protein sequence is MENQPQATTHQGLKTTLIGILFSAFLAILKAVGGIFGHSFALIADAIESTADIFTSTMLWLGLKWSSKPADHNHPYGHGKAEALVAIGIALALCAAAILIGRESINNIQSPHKSPAPYTLIILLVVIVTKELLYRFVHKTGLEANSEAVKADAFHHRSDAITSGAAFIGVTIGIVGGKGYEVADDWAALLAAAIILINAYKIFRPAIGELLDEELDPALNRRVAQLAGEIPAVVKVQKCHTRKMGVMNHADMHIWVDKNMTVEQGHVVAHAVKDNIQQHLPQFIDVMIHVEPTDAVD, encoded by the coding sequence ATGGAGAACCAGCCACAGGCCACTACTCACCAGGGCCTTAAAACTACACTTATCGGAATCCTTTTCAGTGCGTTTCTGGCTATCCTGAAAGCAGTGGGAGGCATTTTTGGCCATTCGTTTGCCCTGATTGCGGATGCGATTGAGTCTACGGCTGACATCTTTACCTCTACCATGCTTTGGCTGGGGCTCAAGTGGTCGTCTAAACCGGCAGACCATAACCACCCCTACGGCCATGGCAAAGCGGAGGCTTTGGTGGCGATAGGCATTGCGCTGGCGCTTTGCGCAGCCGCCATACTAATTGGCAGAGAAAGTATAAACAACATTCAGTCGCCCCACAAAAGCCCCGCCCCCTACACCCTCATCATCCTGTTGGTGGTTATCGTAACAAAGGAGCTGCTGTACCGCTTCGTGCACAAAACCGGCCTTGAAGCAAACAGCGAAGCCGTTAAGGCCGATGCCTTTCACCACAGGAGCGATGCCATTACCTCAGGGGCTGCCTTTATAGGCGTTACCATTGGCATCGTGGGTGGCAAGGGCTACGAAGTTGCCGATGACTGGGCGGCTCTCTTAGCTGCTGCCATTATCCTCATCAATGCCTATAAGATTTTCAGGCCAGCCATTGGGGAGCTGCTGGACGAAGAACTGGACCCGGCCCTGAACAGGCGCGTCGCCCAGCTTGCCGGTGAGATACCGGCAGTCGTGAAAGTACAGAAATGCCATACCCGAAAGATGGGTGTAATGAACCATGCCGATATGCACATCTGGGTAGACAAAAACATGACCGTGGAGCAGGGGCATGTGGTGGCACACGCTGTAAAAGACAACATACAGCAGCACCTGCCCCAGTTTATTGATGTCATGATCCATGTTGAGCCTACAGACGCAGTAGACTAG
- a CDS encoding NADH-quinone oxidoreductase subunit N — protein MSKTDFLHLMPLLILTFAVLLIMLVIAAWRNHKLIYVITAVTLVAAFLSLFELRGAVAHTIEPLLVIDGFAVFYMGLILASALLISMLSYAYFEQQKEQKEEYYILLLLATLGACVLVISKHFASLFLGLEVLSVALYALVSYLRVRERSDEAGIKYLILAAFSSAFLLFGMALVYFSTGTMTFEGIAASMAAFAELPLLLLAGFGLMIIGIGFKLSVVPFHMWTPDVYEGAPAPVTAFVATASKGGVLGLLIRFFMEVDGFRYPTLMLLFTIVAIASMFAGNLLALMQQNVKRILAYSSISHLGYLLVAFLAGNQMGVEAVTFYLVAYFITSVGAFGTVALLSGEARDAEQLDDYRGLLWRRPWTATVFTAMLLSLAGIPLTAGFVGKFYVLAAGVSTQQWLLVVTLVLNSVIGLYYYIKIIAVMFQQPDTAREAVALPRPSVFVASMGTLVLLAGLLLLIGVYPTALVQLIQEMLYTAPAVVAR, from the coding sequence ATGAGCAAGACCGACTTTCTCCATCTGATGCCGCTGCTTATCCTCACGTTTGCAGTCCTTCTCATCATGCTGGTTATTGCGGCATGGCGGAACCATAAACTCATTTACGTTATCACAGCTGTAACTCTTGTCGCCGCCTTTCTCTCGCTCTTCGAGCTGCGCGGTGCGGTGGCGCACACCATTGAGCCGCTGCTGGTGATAGATGGTTTTGCCGTGTTTTACATGGGGCTGATCCTGGCTTCCGCCTTGCTCATCAGCATGCTTTCGTACGCCTACTTTGAGCAGCAGAAGGAGCAGAAAGAGGAATATTATATCCTGCTGCTGTTAGCCACGCTGGGTGCCTGCGTGCTGGTGATCAGCAAACATTTCGCGTCGCTTTTCCTGGGGCTGGAGGTGCTGAGCGTGGCGCTGTATGCGCTGGTGTCTTACCTGCGGGTGCGGGAGCGCTCCGATGAAGCCGGCATCAAATACCTGATACTTGCTGCCTTCTCCTCCGCTTTTCTGCTCTTCGGCATGGCCCTGGTATACTTTAGCACCGGCACTATGACCTTTGAAGGCATCGCCGCATCCATGGCGGCTTTTGCAGAGCTCCCGCTGTTGCTGCTTGCAGGCTTTGGCCTGATGATCATCGGCATCGGCTTTAAGCTCAGCGTTGTGCCGTTCCATATGTGGACACCAGATGTGTATGAGGGAGCGCCAGCCCCGGTTACGGCTTTTGTGGCAACCGCGTCTAAAGGCGGCGTGCTGGGGCTGCTGATCCGGTTCTTTATGGAAGTAGACGGTTTCCGCTACCCTACCCTGATGCTCCTTTTCACCATTGTGGCCATTGCCTCTATGTTTGCCGGTAACCTGCTGGCGCTGATGCAGCAAAACGTAAAGCGCATCCTCGCCTATTCCTCTATTTCGCACCTGGGCTATTTACTGGTGGCTTTTTTGGCAGGCAACCAGATGGGTGTGGAAGCGGTTACCTTTTACCTGGTGGCCTACTTTATTACCTCTGTCGGGGCTTTCGGTACGGTAGCGCTGCTGTCAGGCGAGGCACGCGACGCAGAGCAGTTGGACGATTACCGTGGCCTTCTCTGGCGCCGCCCCTGGACGGCCACCGTCTTTACCGCCATGCTGCTGTCTTTGGCAGGCATTCCGCTCACGGCTGGCTTTGTCGGCAAGTTCTACGTGCTGGCGGCTGGCGTAAGTACCCAGCAATGGCTCCTGGTGGTGACGCTGGTGCTAAACAGTGTGATTGGCCTGTACTATTACATTAAGATCATTGCCGTGATGTTTCAGCAGCCAGACACGGCGCGGGAGGCAGTGGCGCTTCCACGTCCCTCTGTTTTTGTAGCCAGCATGGGCACCTTAGTGCTCCTGGCGGGCCTGCTGTTGCTCATTGGTGTTTACCCGACAGCCCTGGTGCAGCTTATACAGGAGATGCTGTACACTGCGCCCGCAGTCGTGGCCCGGTAA
- the nuoM gene encoding NADH-quinone oxidoreductase subunit M, whose protein sequence is MILLWMIVILMAGGLLAWLSKKWHPVLPRWIALFAVLADLAIALYLWLGTPAAALGASPWLVQFEIPWVPQWGVSFILALDGLSLLMLLLTFFLGALAVLISWREITTKTGFFHFNLLWVLAGITGVFLTLDLFLFYFFWEVMLIPMYFLIGIWGHANRSYAAYKFFLFTQASGLLMLLAILGLYFIHGSQTGMYTFSYFELLNTALAPGAARLLMFGFLAAFLVKLPVVPFHSWLPDAHSEAPTAGSVLLAGLLLKTGAYGLLRFVLPLFPAAAMEFAPWAMLLGVVGILYGALLAYSQTDLKRLVAYTSVSHMGFIILGVFAFNEWALQGVVMQMIAHGLSTGALFVIAGFLYERLHTRDVQLMGGFWAKAPKMGVVALIFVMASLGLPGLGNFIAEFLTLVGSWQANTWLTVFATAGLVMATVYSLRIMQKVFFEPAPAEHPLPDLSSREMLISVPMVALLLWLGLYPQPVLDTAQPSINQQLQAYQQPLLEEKAIVAEAPVSPAKADSVYLGAAVKTKPYLSP, encoded by the coding sequence ATGATACTGCTCTGGATGATCGTGATTTTAATGGCTGGCGGGCTGCTGGCGTGGCTCTCCAAAAAGTGGCACCCGGTGCTGCCCCGCTGGATCGCCCTCTTCGCCGTGCTGGCCGACCTGGCAATCGCCCTGTACCTGTGGCTCGGCACACCCGCTGCTGCCTTAGGCGCTTCGCCCTGGCTGGTGCAGTTCGAAATACCCTGGGTACCGCAGTGGGGCGTCAGTTTCATACTTGCCCTGGATGGGTTGAGCCTGCTCATGCTGCTGCTCACCTTCTTCCTGGGCGCGCTGGCAGTGCTCATTTCGTGGCGGGAGATCACCACCAAGACCGGCTTCTTCCACTTTAACCTGCTGTGGGTGCTAGCGGGCATCACCGGCGTTTTCCTGACGCTGGACCTGTTCCTGTTTTACTTTTTCTGGGAGGTGATGCTGATCCCGATGTATTTCCTCATCGGCATCTGGGGCCATGCTAACCGCAGTTATGCGGCTTACAAGTTCTTCCTTTTCACGCAGGCCAGTGGCTTGCTCATGTTGCTGGCCATACTTGGGCTATACTTCATCCACGGTTCTCAAACCGGCATGTACACCTTCAGCTACTTCGAACTGCTGAATACGGCCCTGGCACCGGGTGCGGCACGTTTGCTGATGTTCGGTTTTCTGGCCGCCTTTCTGGTGAAGCTTCCGGTTGTGCCGTTCCACTCCTGGCTCCCCGATGCCCACTCCGAAGCCCCGACGGCGGGAAGCGTGCTTCTGGCCGGGCTGCTGCTGAAAACCGGCGCCTACGGCCTGCTCCGCTTTGTGCTGCCCCTGTTCCCGGCGGCGGCAATGGAGTTTGCTCCCTGGGCCATGCTGCTGGGCGTCGTCGGCATCCTTTACGGCGCTCTTTTGGCATACTCCCAAACCGACTTGAAACGGCTGGTGGCCTACACCAGTGTGAGCCACATGGGTTTTATCATACTGGGCGTGTTTGCCTTTAACGAATGGGCGCTGCAGGGTGTGGTGATGCAGATGATTGCCCACGGCCTCAGCACGGGGGCCCTCTTCGTGATAGCGGGTTTCCTGTACGAGCGCCTGCACACACGCGATGTGCAGCTTATGGGCGGCTTCTGGGCAAAGGCGCCAAAAATGGGCGTGGTGGCCCTGATCTTCGTGATGGCTTCGCTGGGCCTGCCCGGCCTCGGCAACTTTATCGCGGAGTTTCTGACGCTGGTCGGCTCCTGGCAGGCCAACACCTGGCTTACGGTTTTTGCCACCGCCGGCCTGGTCATGGCTACGGTATACTCGCTGCGCATCATGCAGAAAGTGTTTTTTGAGCCAGCGCCGGCAGAGCACCCACTGCCCGACCTGAGCTCCCGCGAAATGCTGATCAGCGTTCCCATGGTGGCGCTCCTCCTCTGGCTCGGGCTTTACCCACAGCCTGTGTTGGATACCGCTCAACCAAGTATAAACCAGCAGCTGCAGGCCTACCAGCAACCGCTTTTGGAGGAAAAGGCAATAGTTGCTGAGGCCCCTGTAAGCCCGGCGAAAGCAGACAGTGTGTACTTGGGGGCAGCCGTAAAAACAAAGCCCTACCTGTCTCCCTGA